One genomic window of Candidatus Omnitrophota bacterium includes the following:
- a CDS encoding transposase, which yields MFLELLNKYQEQYGIKIFAYCLMPDHLHLLLEMDKPAKDIAFQPNRSVDMSDFMRGLNNNYTKYFNGRYGRKGHLFRERFKSAMVEKNSYLLKMTAYLHLNPETLNLTADARQYPYSSYQLYLHNDQFGQNSRGLMKAAVEEALSLLKSQGYADYVSGLSVDEREFIHKRINRGGILGNEDFVSRVRSEVRAYQAQVPGQKYEANGRKSYRLVFVTAGAVLVVIAAAGGIYLLSVKKNLSETNKQIKKLEIMNKEADRSEVRKGENKISEELRSAQWEVRLVPVSGGRENADTLSFRNGKFISSKLISFGFSDSNYSQVIESNGKLTWETMQTASGGIASWRGEMENGRLRGTLSLRQEGKEPEDFSFVSTGYSKQ from the coding sequence ATGTTTTTAGAACTATTAAACAAATATCAGGAGCAATACGGCATAAAAATATTCGCTTATTGCCTTATGCCTGATCATTTGCATTTGCTTTTGGAAATGGATAAACCGGCTAAGGATATCGCTTTCCAGCCTAATCGTTCAGTTGATATGTCTGATTTTATGCGCGGATTGAACAATAACTACACGAAATATTTCAACGGCCGTTACGGCCGCAAAGGCCATTTATTCCGCGAGAGGTTCAAATCCGCAATGGTGGAAAAGAACAGCTATCTTTTAAAAATGACCGCCTATTTACATTTGAATCCCGAAACGCTCAACCTTACCGCAGATGCCCGGCAATACCCTTACAGCAGTTATCAGCTTTATCTTCACAATGATCAATTTGGGCAAAACAGCCGGGGTCTTATGAAAGCCGCGGTTGAAGAAGCCTTGAGTTTATTGAAAAGCCAGGGTTACGCGGATTACGTGAGCGGGCTTTCTGTGGATGAAAGGGAGTTTATCCATAAGCGGATAAACCGCGGAGGGATCCTGGGCAATGAAGATTTTGTCAGCCGGGTAAGATCTGAAGTGCGGGCTTACCAGGCGCAGGTCCCGGGTCAGAAATACGAAGCCAACGGCCGAAAGAGCTACCGTCTGGTTTTTGTCACAGCGGGAGCGGTATTGGTCGTCATCGCCGCAGCCGGGGGCATTTATCTCTTATCGGTAAAGAAGAACCTCAGCGAAACGAATAAGCAGATCAAGAAACTTGAGATTATGAACAAGGAAGCGGATAGATCCGAAGTCCGGAAGGGCGAGAATAAGATCTCCGAAGAGTTAAGATCCGCTCAGTGGGAGGTCCGGCTTGTCCCTGTCAGCGGAGGCAGGGAGAATGCGGATACCTTGAGTTTCCGCAACGGCAAGTTCATCTCCTCAAAACTTATCTCATTCGGTTTTTCCGATTCAAATTATTCCCAGGTTATTGAAAGTAACGGCAAGTTGACCTGGGAGACCATGCAGACCGCTTCCGGGGGCATCGCTTCCTGGCGCGGGGAAATGGAAAACGGCAGGTTAAGGGGCACTCTAAGCCTGCGGCAGGAGGGAAAAGAACCGGAGGATTTTTCATTCGTGAGCACCGGATACAGTAAGCAATAA